One Schistocerca piceifrons isolate TAMUIC-IGC-003096 chromosome 11, iqSchPice1.1, whole genome shotgun sequence genomic window carries:
- the LOC124720328 gene encoding TD and POZ domain-containing protein 1-like isoform X1, with the protein MGIPQKGPPTMSAVTEVQNTTTEALAALVDGGEDALVTLVAGETRVAAHRAVLAAARPVFAAMFTHDMLEASCGQVSIDDVEGPVLKLLVAYAYTLQAPQLPDTAPQLLSAADKYGLSGLKAACERQLISQLAVETAVATAVRAVRHSCLDATRAAVAFIKDHPQVMATQGWADAVLQYPQEVIEVSSMLGEPPAEASSPTATGGGSTPNSDSQPHSGHSRTPPAAAPPTSARHTPPPDDAAVSRFRSLSGAERSRKLREAAKKGAVEEVRLLLAAGADVVARDVDGETALHWAALRGHAAVVRLLLSAASDPNARDQWWRTPLHWAARNGHTEAAAALLQAGADRGKTDEDADTPLDYARQQNQHHLIEMLTQR; encoded by the exons GACCACCCACTATGTCGGCAGTTACGGAGGTTCAGAACACCACAACCGAGGCCCTGGCCGCCCTGGTAGACGGGGGTGAAGACGCCCTGGTGACATTAGTGGCGGGCGAGACGAGGGTGGCGGCTCACAGGGCTGTGTTGGCAGCCGCGCGCCCCGTGTTCGCAGCGATGTTCACGCATGACATGCTGGAGGCCAGCTGCGGCCAGGTGAGCATCGACGACGTGGAGGGCCCGGTGCTGAAGCTCCTGGTGGCCTACGCGTATACCCTGCAGGCCCCCCAGCTGCCCGACACGGCCCCCCAGCTGCTCTCGGCAGCTGACAAATACGGCTTGTCGGGCCTGAAGGCTGCCTGCGAGCGGCAGCTGATCTCGCAGTTGGCCGTCGAGACCGCAGTGGCGACGGCCGTCAGGGCAGTGAGGCACTCGTGCCTGGACGCCACGAGGGCTGCCGTCGCCTTCATAAAGGACCACCCGCAGGTGATGGCCACGCAGGGCTGGGCAGACGCTGTGCTTCAGTACCCACAAGAAGTCATTGAAGTCAGCAGTATGCTTGGCGAGCCACCAGCAGAAGCCAG CTCGCCGACCGCCACAGGGGGCGGGTCCACCCCCAACTCTGACAGTCAACCCCACAGCGGCCACAGCCGGACTCCTCCTGCAGCTGCGCCTCCCACGTCTGCCCGACACACCCCTCCACCCGATGACGCAGCCGTCTCTCGCTTCCG gagcctttCTGGGGCAGAGCGAAGCAGGAAACTGAGAGAGGCGGCTAAGAAAGGGGCGGTGGAGGAGGTGCGGCTATTGCTGGCGGCTGGGGCGGACGTGGTGGCGAGGGACGTGGACGGAGAGACCGCCCTGCACTGGGCTGCACTGAGAGGCCACGCggctgtggtgcggctgctgctCTCTGCGGCGTCCGACCCCAACGCCAGGGATCAGTGGTGGCGGACGCCGCTGCACTGGGCGGCACGGAATGGCCACACAGAAGCGGCGGCTGCGTTGCTGCAGGCCGGAGCCGACAGGGGGAAGACGGATGAAGATGCGGACACCCCCCTGGACTACGCCAGGCAGCAAAACCAACACCATCTCATAGAGATGCTAACACAGCGTTAA
- the LOC124720328 gene encoding TD and POZ domain-containing protein 1-like isoform X2 gives MSAVTEVQNTTTEALAALVDGGEDALVTLVAGETRVAAHRAVLAAARPVFAAMFTHDMLEASCGQVSIDDVEGPVLKLLVAYAYTLQAPQLPDTAPQLLSAADKYGLSGLKAACERQLISQLAVETAVATAVRAVRHSCLDATRAAVAFIKDHPQVMATQGWADAVLQYPQEVIEVSSMLGEPPAEASSPTATGGGSTPNSDSQPHSGHSRTPPAAAPPTSARHTPPPDDAAVSRFRSLSGAERSRKLREAAKKGAVEEVRLLLAAGADVVARDVDGETALHWAALRGHAAVVRLLLSAASDPNARDQWWRTPLHWAARNGHTEAAAALLQAGADRGKTDEDADTPLDYARQQNQHHLIEMLTQR, from the exons ATGTCGGCAGTTACGGAGGTTCAGAACACCACAACCGAGGCCCTGGCCGCCCTGGTAGACGGGGGTGAAGACGCCCTGGTGACATTAGTGGCGGGCGAGACGAGGGTGGCGGCTCACAGGGCTGTGTTGGCAGCCGCGCGCCCCGTGTTCGCAGCGATGTTCACGCATGACATGCTGGAGGCCAGCTGCGGCCAGGTGAGCATCGACGACGTGGAGGGCCCGGTGCTGAAGCTCCTGGTGGCCTACGCGTATACCCTGCAGGCCCCCCAGCTGCCCGACACGGCCCCCCAGCTGCTCTCGGCAGCTGACAAATACGGCTTGTCGGGCCTGAAGGCTGCCTGCGAGCGGCAGCTGATCTCGCAGTTGGCCGTCGAGACCGCAGTGGCGACGGCCGTCAGGGCAGTGAGGCACTCGTGCCTGGACGCCACGAGGGCTGCCGTCGCCTTCATAAAGGACCACCCGCAGGTGATGGCCACGCAGGGCTGGGCAGACGCTGTGCTTCAGTACCCACAAGAAGTCATTGAAGTCAGCAGTATGCTTGGCGAGCCACCAGCAGAAGCCAG CTCGCCGACCGCCACAGGGGGCGGGTCCACCCCCAACTCTGACAGTCAACCCCACAGCGGCCACAGCCGGACTCCTCCTGCAGCTGCGCCTCCCACGTCTGCCCGACACACCCCTCCACCCGATGACGCAGCCGTCTCTCGCTTCCG gagcctttCTGGGGCAGAGCGAAGCAGGAAACTGAGAGAGGCGGCTAAGAAAGGGGCGGTGGAGGAGGTGCGGCTATTGCTGGCGGCTGGGGCGGACGTGGTGGCGAGGGACGTGGACGGAGAGACCGCCCTGCACTGGGCTGCACTGAGAGGCCACGCggctgtggtgcggctgctgctCTCTGCGGCGTCCGACCCCAACGCCAGGGATCAGTGGTGGCGGACGCCGCTGCACTGGGCGGCACGGAATGGCCACACAGAAGCGGCGGCTGCGTTGCTGCAGGCCGGAGCCGACAGGGGGAAGACGGATGAAGATGCGGACACCCCCCTGGACTACGCCAGGCAGCAAAACCAACACCATCTCATAGAGATGCTAACACAGCGTTAA